The following proteins are encoded in a genomic region of Methylibium petroleiphilum PM1:
- the fliS gene encoding flagellar export chaperone FliS: MFAQSSPYSPSRHHASSQAYNLVGVETGIGGASPHQLVAMLFTGLLDAVARARGALRDGQIERKAHELSRAVRIVEEGLKGGLSPAGGALTEQLSSLYSYVSTRLMQANLRNDDAALAECVSLIEPLRDAWSTIRAQSDVPAVR, encoded by the coding sequence ATGTTTGCCCAGAGCAGCCCCTACTCGCCGTCGCGCCACCACGCCTCCAGCCAGGCCTACAACCTGGTCGGCGTCGAGACCGGTATCGGCGGCGCCTCGCCCCACCAGCTGGTCGCGATGCTGTTCACCGGATTGCTCGATGCCGTGGCGCGTGCGCGCGGCGCACTGCGCGATGGCCAGATCGAGCGCAAGGCACACGAACTGAGCCGGGCGGTCCGTATCGTCGAGGAAGGACTCAAGGGCGGGCTGAGCCCGGCCGGCGGCGCCCTGACCGAGCAGCTGTCATCGCTCTACAGCTATGTCAGCACGCGCCTGATGCAGGCCAACCTGCGCAACGACGATGCCGCGCTGGCCGAATGCGTCAGCCTGATCGAGCCGCTGCGCGATGCCTGGTCGACGATCCGCGCCCAAAGCGACGTGCCGGCGGTTCGCTGA
- a CDS encoding flagellar brake protein: METLPMPLEAMSGSPHGLGEFRVSAPAEVFSLLKQCADGNVLLSLSSPEGAAYTTTVWALDPARGLLCLSADGGDIKLQRLLESEEVVAVGYLDSVKLQFDLHDLVLVHSGRASALNARFPRELYRFQRRGSYRVRPLLNTSPTATLRHPALPDMQLSLRVLDVSIGGVALFLPDDVPPIEPGVQIAQVQVDLDGDTRLQSGLIVHHVTLLHHESRGARLGCEMLNLGGDGERALQRYIDQTQKRRRLLSL; the protein is encoded by the coding sequence ATGGAAACGCTGCCGATGCCGCTGGAGGCCATGAGCGGTTCTCCCCATGGCCTGGGTGAATTCAGGGTGAGCGCGCCGGCCGAGGTGTTCAGCCTGCTCAAGCAATGCGCCGACGGCAACGTGCTGTTGAGCCTCAGCTCACCGGAGGGCGCCGCCTACACGACCACTGTGTGGGCACTGGACCCGGCGCGGGGGCTGCTGTGCCTGAGTGCCGACGGCGGCGACATCAAGCTCCAGCGCCTGCTGGAGAGCGAGGAGGTGGTCGCGGTGGGCTACCTCGACAGCGTCAAGCTCCAGTTCGACCTGCACGACCTGGTGCTGGTGCACAGCGGACGCGCCAGCGCGCTGAATGCGCGCTTCCCGCGCGAGCTCTACCGTTTCCAGCGACGCGGCAGCTACCGCGTGCGGCCGCTGCTCAACACCAGCCCGACCGCCACGCTGCGTCATCCGGCGCTGCCCGACATGCAGCTGAGCCTGCGCGTGCTCGACGTGAGCATCGGCGGCGTTGCGCTGTTCCTGCCCGACGATGTGCCGCCGATCGAGCCGGGCGTGCAGATCGCGCAGGTGCAGGTCGACCTGGACGGCGACACCCGCCTGCAAAGCGGCCTGATCGTCCACCACGTGACGCTGCTGCACCACGAGTCGCGCGGCGCGCGGCTGGGCTGCGAGATGCTGAACCTCGGCGGCGACGGCGAGCGCGCGCTGCAACGCTACATCGACCAGACGCAGAAGCGGCGGCGCCTGCTGTCCTTGTGA
- a CDS encoding flagellar protein FliT, with translation MSTPLLNYYEAIERASEQMLEAARGGNWDQVVKLEGACAVLINQLKQAAATRELGADERQLKTRIMKRILVNDAEVRTLAEPWLEDLDQLLAGRPKMLH, from the coding sequence ATGAGTACGCCATTGCTGAACTACTACGAGGCCATCGAACGCGCCAGCGAGCAGATGCTCGAGGCCGCGCGCGGCGGCAACTGGGACCAGGTCGTCAAGCTCGAAGGGGCCTGCGCGGTGCTGATCAATCAGCTCAAGCAGGCTGCGGCGACCCGTGAACTCGGCGCGGACGAGCGCCAGCTCAAGACCCGCATCATGAAGCGCATTCTCGTCAACGACGCCGAGGTCCGTACCCTGGCCGAGCCCTGGCTCGAGGACCTCGATCAGCTCCTGGCCGGCCGGCCGAAGATGCTGCACTGA
- a CDS encoding PAS domain S-box protein — protein MSAADAVVLWHGFLDTLNDPLLMLDAQARVRFANTAALRLFPFEPGMPLEDLPPVIDGGLVSWVLDVLEGRADELLSSFPDAALSQLSAQRWALRLPPARRERVAAAVQTAAEPLAEVRRLYWHSPFPAILEDGHFRIVDVNQAFVDYTGWSRNRLVGMDTLTLVPIEDHLLWESTRDPPAGAELPALMERRLVDAQGRDRWFRGARRQVTDTEGRALCLTVMQDCTAERAARERAERSLSELDQWFELSPVGMLAFDGAGLVLRSNAVFEALVGRVPVLLSEAPPGLNDLLGWHGPRSLGALQPGGEAAERRGWVAALPGARSRSPRHLRARVRCTDAVAGSESRYIAVIEDLSAEQALDLAQAQLGALVDAAGVGVALQSVSRDLVLSDSLPEFERLQRALRAGEAAQARYAIRHPELGMRWLLTRVSPRPDGDGDPSVVTLDVTEQEHSRARSEELLRELSSILESSSAGIAFLRGNTLVRCNRSFERMLGTTSGAVAGCSVRELFAGQPQARLAVEDAELALLESGVYETEIEILLPQHEPHWVSLAARRIGPPGPDAEVVAVLSDITRLKRQQAQLERLADERERTESAMAQQAELTRAILDSVFVGIVTVGQGGIEWMNRSARRMFGGDLADFQHFPLCCVATSDPQHPFRQVEARLASPDLRTEAAAGSFECRVQARDGRAFWVVGNVVPTGDAEQPQLTYALLDIDRRRRAEARSAQAQASLQRVIDLAPLAIALFDAASGELRQANPQVAAAAGLPGEMLVGRRPEELPLPIGGDVIRADLQAALDAGQGGDVTLREYRFEHEGRPLVWEARYLPLGQPGEVPDEVLLVAVDVTEQRAAQAARLEAAIAQREMLVKEVHHRIKNNLQGVAGLLTQIAQRRPEVAPAIHEAVAQVQAIAQVYGLQVGSQGPVQLASLVGAISTNLQRGSDRTITVELPDGEAPRWALPEAEAIPIALTLNELLGNALKHGNGAVECRLVSAAEEARIEIRNEGRLPEGFSLDRVAAGVYGLGLVRALLPRRTATFGLAPDAGGVLACVSLRPPGLVSLEPRSTNIGVLS, from the coding sequence GTGAGCGCTGCCGACGCCGTGGTTCTGTGGCACGGCTTTCTCGACACACTGAACGACCCCCTGCTGATGCTCGACGCGCAGGCGCGCGTGCGTTTCGCCAACACGGCCGCCCTGAGGCTGTTCCCGTTCGAGCCGGGCATGCCGCTGGAAGATCTGCCACCGGTGATCGACGGCGGTCTGGTGTCCTGGGTCCTGGATGTGCTGGAGGGCCGGGCAGACGAGCTGCTGAGCAGCTTTCCCGATGCCGCGCTCAGCCAGCTCAGCGCCCAGCGCTGGGCCCTGCGCCTGCCGCCAGCGCGGCGCGAGCGCGTGGCGGCCGCGGTGCAGACCGCGGCGGAACCGCTCGCCGAGGTGCGCCGGCTGTACTGGCACTCGCCGTTTCCTGCCATCCTGGAAGACGGCCACTTCCGCATCGTCGACGTCAACCAGGCCTTCGTCGACTACACCGGCTGGTCGCGCAACCGCCTCGTCGGCATGGACACGCTGACGCTGGTGCCGATCGAGGACCACCTGCTGTGGGAATCCACCCGCGACCCGCCGGCAGGCGCTGAACTGCCGGCGCTGATGGAGCGCCGTCTGGTCGACGCGCAGGGGCGTGACCGCTGGTTCCGCGGGGCGCGGCGTCAGGTCACGGACACCGAGGGCCGTGCACTGTGCCTGACGGTGATGCAGGACTGCACCGCCGAGAGGGCGGCCCGAGAGCGGGCGGAGCGTTCACTCAGCGAGCTCGATCAGTGGTTCGAGCTCAGCCCGGTCGGCATGCTGGCCTTCGACGGCGCCGGCCTCGTGCTGCGCAGCAACGCCGTTTTCGAGGCCCTGGTCGGTCGGGTGCCGGTGCTGTTGAGCGAGGCTCCCCCGGGACTGAACGACCTGCTGGGCTGGCATGGGCCGCGCAGCCTCGGTGCGCTGCAGCCGGGTGGCGAGGCCGCCGAGCGTCGCGGCTGGGTCGCGGCCTTGCCAGGGGCGCGCTCCCGCTCTCCCCGCCATCTGCGGGCGAGGGTGCGCTGCACCGATGCCGTGGCCGGTAGCGAGTCGCGCTACATCGCGGTGATCGAGGATCTCAGCGCGGAGCAGGCGCTCGATCTGGCGCAGGCCCAACTCGGGGCGCTGGTCGACGCGGCCGGCGTCGGTGTGGCGCTGCAGAGCGTCAGCCGCGATCTGGTGCTGTCCGATTCGCTGCCCGAGTTCGAGCGGCTGCAGCGGGCGCTGCGCGCCGGCGAGGCGGCTCAGGCGCGCTACGCGATCCGCCATCCCGAACTGGGCATGCGCTGGCTGCTCACGCGCGTGTCGCCACGGCCGGACGGGGACGGCGACCCCTCGGTGGTCACGCTCGACGTCACGGAGCAGGAACATAGCCGCGCTCGCAGCGAAGAGCTGCTGCGGGAGCTGAGCAGCATCCTCGAGAGCTCGAGTGCCGGCATCGCCTTCCTGCGCGGCAACACGTTGGTGCGCTGCAATCGCAGCTTCGAACGCATGCTCGGCACCACCTCGGGCGCCGTGGCCGGGTGCAGCGTGCGCGAGCTGTTCGCCGGCCAGCCGCAGGCGCGGCTCGCGGTGGAAGACGCCGAGCTGGCGTTGCTCGAGTCCGGCGTCTACGAGACGGAGATCGAGATCCTGCTGCCGCAGCACGAACCGCACTGGGTGTCGCTGGCGGCGCGCCGCATCGGCCCCCCCGGCCCTGACGCCGAGGTGGTGGCGGTGCTGTCCGACATCACGCGCCTGAAGCGCCAGCAGGCGCAGTTGGAGCGTCTCGCCGACGAGCGCGAGCGCACGGAATCGGCCATGGCACAGCAGGCCGAACTCACCCGGGCCATCCTCGACTCGGTATTCGTCGGCATCGTCACCGTGGGGCAGGGGGGCATCGAGTGGATGAACCGTTCGGCGCGCCGCATGTTCGGCGGTGATCTGGCCGATTTTCAGCACTTCCCCTTGTGCTGCGTGGCGACCAGCGATCCTCAACACCCGTTCCGCCAGGTCGAAGCGCGGCTGGCGTCACCCGACCTGCGCACCGAAGCGGCGGCCGGCAGCTTCGAGTGTCGCGTGCAGGCGCGCGATGGCCGAGCCTTCTGGGTGGTCGGTAATGTGGTTCCGACCGGCGATGCCGAGCAACCGCAGCTCACGTATGCGCTGCTCGACATCGACCGCCGCCGCCGCGCCGAGGCGCGCAGCGCGCAGGCGCAGGCCTCGCTGCAGCGGGTCATCGACCTGGCGCCGTTGGCGATTGCCCTGTTCGATGCGGCCAGCGGCGAGTTGCGGCAGGCCAATCCGCAGGTTGCCGCTGCAGCCGGCCTGCCGGGCGAGATGCTGGTCGGCCGCCGGCCGGAGGAACTGCCGTTGCCGATCGGTGGTGACGTGATCCGCGCCGACCTGCAGGCGGCGCTCGACGCCGGCCAGGGCGGTGATGTCACGCTGCGCGAGTACCGCTTCGAGCATGAAGGGCGCCCGCTGGTCTGGGAGGCACGCTACCTGCCGCTCGGGCAGCCCGGCGAGGTCCCGGACGAGGTGCTGCTGGTGGCGGTCGATGTGACGGAGCAGCGTGCCGCCCAGGCGGCACGCCTGGAGGCTGCGATCGCGCAGCGCGAGATGCTGGTGAAGGAGGTCCATCACCGCATCAAGAACAACCTGCAAGGCGTGGCCGGCCTGCTGACGCAGATCGCCCAGCGGCGCCCCGAGGTGGCGCCGGCCATCCACGAGGCCGTGGCACAGGTGCAGGCGATCGCCCAGGTCTATGGCCTGCAGGTGGGCTCGCAGGGGCCGGTGCAACTGGCCAGCCTGGTCGGCGCGATCTCGACCAACCTGCAGCGCGGCAGCGACCGGACCATCACTGTGGAACTGCCGGACGGCGAGGCGCCGCGCTGGGCCCTGCCCGAGGCCGAGGCGATCCCGATCGCGCTGACGCTCAACGAGCTGCTGGGCAATGCGCTGAAGCACGGCAACGGCGCGGTCGAGTGCCGGCTCGTCAGCGCGGCCGAGGAAGCGCGCATCGAGATCCGGAACGAGGGGCGGTTGCCCGAGGGCTTCAGCCTCGACCGGGTGGCTGCGGGGGTCTACGGACTGGGACTGGTTCGAGCGCTGCTGCCGCGGCGTACCGCAACTTTCGGCCTGGCGCCGGATGCCGGCGGTGTGCTGGCTTGCGTGAGCCTGCGTCCGCCCGGCCTGGTGTCGCTGGAGCCGCGGTCGACGAACATCGGTGTACTTTCATGA